One genomic window of Ziziphus jujuba cultivar Dongzao chromosome 4, ASM3175591v1 includes the following:
- the LOC112491832 gene encoding carotenoid 9,10(9',10')-cleavage dioxygenase 1, whose product MAAVGVEEKTHENGGGIVVVNPKPNKGVTSKLVDWVETLIVKFMYDPSQPLHYLSGNFAPVPNQTPPTEDLPDCLNGEFVRVGPNKIFSANLILVVKQFRY is encoded by the exons ATGGCAGCTGTGGGGGTGGAGGAGAAGACGCACGAAAATGGAGGAGGAATAGTGGTTGTAAATCCGAAGCCGAATAAGGGAGTGACATCGAAGTTGGTAGATTGGGTAGAGACGCTGATAGTGAAGTTCATGTATGATCCATCTCAGCCTCTTCATTATCTCTCCGGTAACTTTGCTCCGGTTCCTAACCAAACTCCTCCTACCGAGGACCTTCCC GATTGCTTAAATGGAGAATTTGTTCGTGTGGGTCCTAACAAAATTTTCTCTGCTAATTTGATTCTTGTAGTGAAACAATTTAGATATTAA